ctaattgtatttatatttatttatgcagtTGAATAGTTCATAGTTCAATATGTCAATGTGCAATTTATGATGCAATTTTAAATCGAATGTGTTTCTCCCGTTTGACTCGTTCCAATGTTTTCGGTTGCTAAGCgatctaaaaacaaaactcgTTTCAGAAAAATACAACTCAAGAaatcttcaaattttttacaaCTGTTGTATTAACTCGACATAAATATAGGCTGAATTGGATCGACTGGCTGTTGGCGGTTGCTGTTCATGCTACGTGTACATGTTATGGTAGGTATTACTGTTAATTTATTAGTTATcgtattttaatatatatttataaaatagacTTTCTCCTTTGCAAGATGCGAATTTTCGTTTCTGTTGCTGCAGTTTTCGGTTTGTGGTACATGTACGATGCCAGAATTTACGCATCATGTTGCGTACCTGAACGTAAAATAAAGGATAAGGATTAGTAAAGATCGCAGCACATAATTCAGAGGGTCCTACCGTTTTGTCCAAAGACGCGCAATTCGATCATGTTCCTCGCGATTCTGCAAATATTGCGTGGCAATGCTTCCCACCAGCGGATCGGCTAAAAAGagtttaaagttaaacaaattattaaactgacttcaattttgtaatgtatttttatgtgctgctattttttataaacctCAGAAGTGAAATCGAACTGATCTTGGTATCTAGAGAAGTTCTATTCAAAAACTTAGCTTactgtatttatttaagttttagatTTACGCTTAcgatttattaatttcatatttaaaaatgaaacttaaTATGTATTTTGCGGACTAGCATTTAGTGTGCACACGAAAAGTATGGAGATAATCAAGCCTTTCTAACGCCTCTCAAAGAACtcgaataatattaaaacacagaaataaaagtcacacaaaaattaataatcaatctctaaaaaaccaaatagagTGCTTCAAAAATTTATACGAAACAAATCCCAACCCAAATCTCAAGGccttgttttcatttaagatttaaaaaaaaaacctgctTAAACCTGGAACATAAAACAAATCATATAACAAAACCCTGATCTCAGTATCTAGGGTCTTTTCTATCATTTAAGAGTCTAGTTGTTTAGATGAATTCTAAGTAAGCAAAGCTCAGGCTTAAGCCGGCCAACAAGTAACCAATCTTAATTCTACTTCAGCAGGCCTCTGCTTGGCAGTCCTCACCTGGATTACAGTCTGTGAGCAGGGAGCAAATTGACAGCAAGACCTTTGATATGGTCAGCGCCGGCGACCAGTTGTCCTTGAGTATGTCCAGGCAGATGACGCCCTGGCTGTTGATGTTGCAGTGATAGATGCGCGTGCGGAACGTGACTTTGGGCGGCTTGAAGGGGTACTCCGGCGAGAAGTGTATGTCGAGGAAGAAGACGCCGCCCTCGTAGACGGACCCGGGTGGTCCCAGGATGGTGGATACCCACTCGTACAGGTTGTCGCCCTTGGGCCCGGCACTGCAGTTGGGCGGGGGGTCCAGTGTG
This genomic stretch from Drosophila gunungcola strain Sukarami unplaced genomic scaffold, Dgunungcola_SK_2 000001F, whole genome shotgun sequence harbors:
- the LOC128263356 gene encoding ubiquitin-conjugating enzyme E2-24 kDa, which codes for MSSTPAAGSAAEVATSSATSNVPSAPSTTATNVSNPSQTASAGTPQARGGRGSNANGGASGSNAAGGDEPRKDTKPTPRISKALGTSAKRIQKELAEITLDPPPNCSAGPKGDNLYEWVSTILGPPGSVYEGGVFFLDIHFSPEYPFKPPKVTFRTRIYHCNINSQGVICLDILKDNWSPALTISKVLLSICSLLTDCNPADPLVGSIATQYLQNREEHDRIARLWTKRYAT